The following coding sequences lie in one Capnocytophaga stomatis genomic window:
- a CDS encoding PNGase F N-terminal domain-containing protein: protein MKRFIFSLLTLCFAIYSTAQEAKTIKVFENALINFADKAETPSGIIRLQQGRLLVKKVTVPEYRKGTDVSVSVTIRSNGDTWDKSGSCFVFKNEDLINVINVAQGSKKLPSESGHNNDYNGIKSVSGYDLPIEVLRFMTPFGVGHYSDESKFPNMRYYRPVSVPKWEEKVVWTQDVSQLESLLTGTFYIGIWIDTWTDKGYLADVSLTYSGRPRPKKVVTPLINTIYYVNGQKIPDLFAKTSLKHTINLKKDIKNAELYYITTGHGGHSGGDEFTKINNSVYFDTKKVIDFIPWRDDCASFRRFNPSSGVWTKKDTAIAYNENRERVKKAVEERLASSDLSRSNWCPGSSVVPENVKLGNLKKGNHSLEIVIPATSNTGDQQNHWLVSCYLVSDK, encoded by the coding sequence ATGAAACGATTTATTTTTAGCTTATTAACTTTGTGTTTTGCTATTTACTCCACCGCTCAAGAGGCGAAAACTATCAAAGTTTTTGAAAATGCACTTATCAACTTTGCTGACAAAGCAGAAACTCCCTCTGGAATTATCCGTCTGCAACAAGGACGATTATTGGTTAAAAAAGTAACTGTCCCCGAATATCGCAAAGGTACAGATGTTTCCGTTTCCGTTACAATTCGCTCTAATGGAGACACTTGGGACAAATCAGGTTCGTGTTTCGTTTTCAAAAATGAAGATTTGATAAATGTTATCAATGTAGCTCAAGGAAGCAAAAAATTACCTTCTGAAAGCGGGCATAATAATGATTATAACGGAATTAAATCAGTTTCTGGATATGATTTGCCAATTGAGGTATTGCGTTTTATGACTCCTTTCGGTGTGGGGCATTACAGTGATGAATCAAAATTCCCAAATATGCGTTATTACCGCCCCGTTTCTGTTCCAAAATGGGAAGAAAAAGTGGTTTGGACACAAGATGTTTCTCAGTTAGAATCTCTGCTTACGGGAACATTCTACATCGGAATTTGGATTGATACTTGGACAGATAAAGGTTATCTTGCCGATGTATCTTTGACGTATTCTGGCAGACCTCGCCCTAAAAAAGTCGTAACTCCCTTAATTAACACAATTTATTACGTAAACGGACAAAAAATACCAGACCTTTTCGCTAAAACAAGCCTAAAACACACTATAAATCTGAAAAAAGACATCAAAAATGCAGAATTATACTATATAACTACGGGTCACGGAGGGCATTCCGGTGGTGACGAGTTTACAAAAATCAATAATTCGGTGTATTTTGATACGAAAAAAGTAATTGACTTCATTCCTTGGCGTGATGATTGTGCTTCTTTCCGTCGTTTTAATCCTTCTTCAGGAGTTTGGACTAAAAAAGATACAGCAATTGCTTACAACGAAAATCGTGAACGCGTAAAAAAAGCCGTTGAGGAGCGATTAGCCTCATCCGATTTATCACGTTCCAATTGGTGCCCGGGTTCTTCGGTAGTTCCTGAAAATGTGAAACTTGGCAACTTGAAAAAAGGCAACCATTCTTTGGAAATTGTAATTCCTGCAACGTCCAACACAGGCGACCAGCAGAATCATTGGTTAGTTTCGTGCTACTTGGTTTCTGACAAATAA
- a CDS encoding NfeD family protein, translated as MEIFDNMDFFLKGFWFVAIPTTVIFLIQTVMTFIGANASDGLEADFDGDFDGGDAPFQVFSVRNLINFLLGFSWTGITFYHLIDSKILLTFVAIAVGCLFVYLFFLVIRVLMRLAEDNSFKISETIGKIAEVYIPIPERKSGRGKVTLSVRGTLRELDAMTEGERIASNSVVKILREENGILVVEKA; from the coding sequence ATGGAAATTTTTGATAATATGGATTTCTTTTTGAAAGGATTTTGGTTTGTTGCGATTCCAACAACGGTAATATTTTTGATTCAAACGGTGATGACTTTTATTGGAGCAAATGCTTCCGATGGTCTTGAAGCTGATTTTGACGGAGATTTTGATGGTGGAGATGCACCTTTTCAAGTTTTTTCAGTGCGAAATTTAATCAACTTTTTGCTCGGATTCAGTTGGACAGGAATTACGTTTTATCATCTGATTGACAGCAAAATACTACTGACTTTCGTGGCTATTGCCGTGGGGTGTTTGTTTGTGTATTTATTCTTTTTGGTAATTCGCGTTTTGATGCGTTTGGCTGAAGATAATTCGTTTAAAATCAGTGAAACAATTGGAAAAATAGCTGAGGTTTATATTCCAATTCCCGAGCGAAAATCGGGTAGAGGGAAAGTTACTTTGAGCGTCAGAGGAACGCTGCGGGAACTTGATGCAATGACTGAAGGGGAACGTATTGCTTCCAATTCCGTGGTGAAAATTCTTCGGGAAGAAAATGGGATTCTGGTCGTTGAAAAAGCATAA
- a CDS encoding DUF4112 domain-containing protein: MNLEEKHKTRKELKKLEIEKSVHYQIIKNTKKWMDDYYLDGIIGLIPIVGDIATQFFSYSFLYVAAVKVKSYRLTMAILLNSLIDILIGLIPYAGIVLDFVHRSYKNNFELIVGFVNDDKKVIQQVNKRALWTTIGVVTVLILICLLIWLIITTFSGLYKWIFN; the protein is encoded by the coding sequence TTGAATTTAGAAGAAAAACATAAAACACGAAAAGAATTAAAAAAACTGGAAATAGAAAAAAGCGTTCATTATCAAATCATCAAAAATACAAAGAAATGGATGGACGATTATTATCTCGACGGAATTATTGGCTTAATTCCCATTGTTGGAGATATTGCAACTCAGTTTTTTAGCTATTCATTTCTGTATGTGGCGGCTGTTAAGGTAAAATCCTACCGATTGACTATGGCTATCTTACTTAATTCATTGATAGACATACTTATAGGGTTAATTCCGTATGCAGGAATAGTGCTTGATTTTGTGCATCGTTCTTATAAAAACAATTTTGAACTGATTGTTGGTTTTGTAAATGATGATAAAAAGGTCATTCAGCAGGTCAACAAACGAGCGTTATGGACAACCATCGGGGTTGTTACCGTTCTGATATTAATCTGTTTGCTGATTTGGCTTATAATAACCACTTTTTCAGGATTATACAAATGGATTTTCAATTAA
- the lon gene encoding endopeptidase La, with translation MIIGNFDSFSPESLDSDAEFIPLMTPEDEEEIQNESLPQSLPILPLRNMVLFPGVVIPITAGRDASVRLINEANEGSKTIGVVAQINENTEFPKGDDIYHLGTVARILRVLKMPDGNVTIIIQGKKRFEIDTILEEKPYITATIKEVTETKPLQEDKEFNAIIDSIKDLAIQIIRENPNLPSEATFAIKNIESNSFLINFVSSNMNASVEEKQEILQINDLKDRALAVLKYLNVELQRLTLRNDIQSKVRFDLDKQQRDYFLQQQMRTIQEELGGVSYEAEIDELRAKAKTKKWDAKIGEHFEKELSKLQRTNPQSPDYGIQRNYLEVILELPWNEFSKDNFDLKRAQRILDQDHYGLEEVKRRIIEYLAVLKLRNDMKSPILCFYGPPGVGKTSLGRSIAKALNREYVRMSLGGLRDEAEIRGHRKTYIGAMPGRILQLLKKAKTSNPVFVLDEIDKLGSHHSGDPSSAMLEVLDPEQNKEFYDNFLEMGYDLSKVMFVATANDLGSIQPALCDRMEIINVTGYTIEEKIEITKRHLLPKQIEEHGLKSSDIQLGKKEIERIVEGYTRESGVRGLEKQIAKVVRNRAKSIALEEDYNVKISLDDITKILGPARMERDKYEDNGVAGVVTGLAWTSVGGDILFIESTLSKGKGTLNITGNLGQVMKESATIALEYIKANSDLYNLDSKLFENYNIHIHVPEGATPKDGPSAGITMLTSLMSLFTQKRVKKHLAMTGEITLRGKVLPVGGIKEKILAGKRAGIKEIVLCKENEKDILEIKEEYLKGLTFHYVTEMDEVIKIALTDKDVKNKKNFDK, from the coding sequence ATGATTATAGGAAATTTTGACAGTTTTTCGCCAGAATCCTTAGATAGTGATGCAGAATTCATCCCACTAATGACGCCCGAAGATGAGGAAGAAATACAAAATGAATCTTTGCCTCAATCCTTGCCTATTTTGCCTTTGCGAAATATGGTTTTATTCCCCGGAGTTGTGATTCCAATTACCGCAGGGCGAGATGCTTCCGTTCGGTTAATCAATGAAGCTAATGAAGGCTCAAAAACCATCGGAGTAGTTGCCCAAATCAATGAAAATACAGAATTCCCGAAAGGTGACGATATTTACCACTTGGGTACAGTAGCCCGTATCTTACGAGTTTTGAAAATGCCTGACGGAAACGTAACTATCATCATACAAGGAAAAAAACGCTTCGAAATAGATACCATTTTAGAAGAAAAACCTTACATAACAGCCACAATCAAGGAAGTAACCGAAACAAAACCTTTGCAAGAAGATAAAGAATTCAATGCAATCATTGATTCTATAAAAGATTTGGCTATTCAAATCATTCGCGAAAATCCTAATTTGCCGTCAGAGGCTACTTTTGCTATCAAAAACATTGAAAGCAACTCGTTTCTGATAAACTTTGTTTCGTCAAATATGAATGCTTCTGTTGAAGAAAAACAAGAAATATTACAAATAAACGATTTAAAAGACAGAGCTTTAGCAGTTTTAAAATATCTGAATGTAGAACTTCAGAGATTAACACTCCGCAATGATATTCAATCAAAAGTACGCTTTGATTTGGATAAGCAACAACGTGATTATTTCTTGCAGCAACAGATGCGAACAATTCAAGAGGAATTAGGAGGAGTATCTTATGAAGCTGAAATTGACGAACTTAGAGCAAAAGCCAAAACAAAAAAATGGGACGCCAAAATTGGGGAACATTTTGAAAAAGAATTAAGTAAATTACAGAGAACGAATCCGCAAAGTCCTGATTACGGTATTCAGCGTAATTACTTGGAAGTCATCTTGGAACTTCCTTGGAATGAATTCTCAAAAGATAATTTCGACCTGAAACGAGCCCAACGAATCCTTGACCAAGACCACTACGGATTGGAAGAAGTCAAACGCCGAATCATCGAATATTTAGCCGTATTAAAGTTACGTAATGATATGAAATCTCCTATTTTATGTTTTTACGGACCGCCGGGTGTGGGGAAAACTTCATTGGGAAGGTCTATCGCCAAGGCACTAAACCGAGAATACGTGCGTATGTCGCTCGGAGGTTTGCGTGACGAGGCAGAAATACGCGGACACAGAAAAACTTACATCGGTGCGATGCCAGGACGTATCTTGCAACTTCTTAAAAAAGCAAAAACATCAAATCCCGTTTTTGTACTCGACGAGATTGATAAGTTAGGCAGCCATCATTCAGGCGACCCTTCTTCCGCTATGTTAGAAGTACTTGACCCTGAACAAAATAAAGAATTTTATGACAATTTCCTTGAAATGGGCTATGACCTATCCAAAGTGATGTTTGTTGCAACAGCCAATGATTTGGGAAGTATCCAACCGGCTCTTTGTGACCGTATGGAAATCATTAATGTAACAGGTTATACAATTGAAGAAAAAATTGAAATAACCAAAAGGCATTTGCTTCCTAAACAAATTGAAGAACACGGATTAAAATCATCTGATATTCAATTAGGTAAAAAAGAAATTGAACGCATTGTGGAAGGTTACACGCGTGAATCGGGAGTTCGCGGACTTGAAAAACAAATAGCAAAAGTAGTGCGAAACAGAGCCAAATCCATCGCTTTGGAAGAGGATTACAACGTAAAAATTTCCCTTGATGACATAACCAAAATTTTGGGTCCTGCCCGAATGGAACGAGATAAATATGAAGATAATGGCGTTGCAGGCGTAGTCACAGGACTGGCTTGGACGAGCGTTGGAGGAGACATTCTCTTCATTGAATCTACCTTATCAAAAGGAAAAGGAACACTCAACATAACAGGAAATTTAGGACAAGTAATGAAAGAATCTGCAACCATTGCCTTGGAATACATCAAAGCAAATTCAGATTTATACAATCTTGATTCTAAGCTATTTGAAAATTACAATATTCACATTCACGTTCCTGAAGGAGCTACTCCAAAAGATGGACCGAGTGCGGGAATTACAATGCTTACTTCGTTAATGTCTCTTTTCACTCAGAAACGCGTGAAAAAACACTTGGCAATGACCGGAGAAATTACTCTTCGAGGCAAAGTTCTTCCCGTTGGAGGAATTAAAGAGAAAATTTTGGCAGGAAAACGAGCTGGAATAAAGGAAATTGTCCTTTGTAAAGAAAATGAAAAAGATATCTTGGAAATCAAGGAAGAATATCTGAAAGGACTTACGTTCCACTACGTTACCGAAATGGACGAGGTGATAAAAATTGCACTTACCGACAAAGACGTAAAAAACAAAAAGAATTTTGATAAATAA
- a CDS encoding Mur ligase domain-containing protein, whose translation MSELSKTDIVTSKNEEITTEIDLVVVSTEISETHPDILKASNLGLKTIFYPEFIHEYFKNKTRVVITGSKGKENVLAMVLHTMNFHDVPVSYFLENPINGKQFQLIEDAEFVLIEGDENLISNSNSQAKFLSYQPTVALITGISSEENSEKYSNFIDSLTKGGILIYNEEDSLLKNIVKTSENPVRKLEYKTPDYQTDGKSLFLLTDEGQLLLKNIQPQEVINVEGAKWVCQNMGIDEVDFYEAMVSFS comes from the coding sequence ATGTCTGAACTTTCAAAAACGGACATAGTTACATCAAAAAATGAGGAGATAACAACTGAAATTGACCTTGTAGTTGTAAGCACAGAGATTTCAGAAACTCACCCTGACATACTAAAAGCCAGCAATTTAGGACTAAAAACCATCTTTTACCCTGAATTTATTCACGAATATTTCAAAAATAAAACCCGCGTGGTCATAACAGGAAGCAAAGGAAAGGAAAACGTTCTTGCAATGGTGCTACATACGATGAATTTCCACGATGTTCCTGTTAGTTACTTCCTTGAAAATCCGATAAATGGAAAACAATTTCAACTCATTGAAGATGCTGAATTCGTATTGATTGAAGGTGATGAAAATCTCATCTCAAATAGTAATTCTCAGGCAAAATTTCTTTCCTATCAGCCTACAGTAGCTTTGATTACAGGAATTTCTTCGGAAGAAAATTCTGAAAAATACAGCAATTTCATTGATAGCCTCACCAAAGGAGGAATTTTAATCTACAACGAGGAGGATTCTTTACTCAAAAACATAGTTAAAACCTCCGAAAACCCAGTTCGTAAGCTGGAATACAAAACTCCTGATTATCAAACAGATGGAAAATCATTATTCTTACTAACCGACGAAGGACAACTTCTATTAAAAAACATTCAGCCACAGGAAGTTATAAACGTGGAAGGAGCCAAATGGGTTTGCCAAAATATGGGCATAGACGAAGTAGATTTCTATGAGGCTATGGTTTCCTTCAGCTGA
- the lysA gene encoding diaminopimelate decarboxylase, whose amino-acid sequence MRAKDLLAIADKFGCPVYVYDANKIVSQYERLSSAFKNVPKLQINYAVKALSNVSVLKLLKNLGSGLDTVSIQEVKLGLLAGFAPEQIIFTPNGVSLEEIEEASALGVQVNIDNLSFLEQFGSKYPHIPICVRINPHVMAGGNANISVGHIDSKFGISIHQIPHILRIVENTKMKINGIHMHTGSDILDIDVFLYAAEILFETAMHFKDLDFIDFGSGFKVPYKEGDIQTNIEELGEKLSARFLEFCKEYGKDLTLAFEPGKFLVSEAGFFLAKVNVVKQTTSTVFAGVDTGFNHLIRPMLYGATHQIENISNPEGRKRFYSVVGYICETDTFASNRQIAEISEGDILCFKNAGAYCYTMASNYNSRLRPAEVLWYNDKAHLIRKAETFDDLVKNQILLDVL is encoded by the coding sequence ATGAGAGCGAAAGATTTACTTGCAATAGCCGATAAGTTTGGTTGCCCTGTGTATGTTTATGATGCAAATAAAATCGTATCACAATATGAGCGGTTGTCTTCGGCTTTTAAAAATGTCCCGAAATTACAAATAAACTATGCTGTGAAGGCTCTGTCGAATGTTTCTGTTCTGAAATTATTAAAAAACTTAGGCAGTGGGCTGGATACGGTATCCATTCAGGAGGTAAAATTAGGATTATTGGCGGGTTTTGCTCCCGAACAGATTATTTTCACGCCTAACGGGGTGTCATTGGAGGAAATTGAGGAGGCTTCGGCATTGGGAGTTCAGGTAAACATAGATAATCTTTCCTTTTTGGAACAATTTGGAAGCAAATACCCACATATTCCTATCTGTGTGCGAATTAATCCGCACGTGATGGCAGGCGGAAATGCCAATATTTCGGTTGGGCATATCGATAGCAAATTCGGAATCAGCATACACCAAATTCCGCATATTTTGCGAATTGTTGAAAATACCAAAATGAAAATAAACGGAATCCATATGCATACGGGAAGCGACATTTTGGATATTGACGTGTTCCTTTATGCTGCCGAAATTCTGTTTGAAACCGCAATGCACTTCAAGGATTTGGATTTTATCGACTTCGGGAGCGGATTTAAAGTACCTTATAAAGAGGGAGATATACAAACCAACATCGAAGAACTTGGCGAAAAACTCTCCGCACGATTTTTGGAGTTCTGCAAAGAATATGGCAAGGACTTAACTTTAGCTTTTGAGCCTGGGAAATTCTTGGTGAGCGAGGCAGGATTTTTCTTGGCGAAAGTAAATGTTGTAAAACAAACCACATCAACCGTTTTTGCGGGGGTGGATACAGGCTTCAACCATTTAATACGCCCGATGCTTTACGGAGCAACTCACCAAATTGAGAATATTTCAAATCCTGAGGGAAGAAAACGCTTTTATTCGGTGGTGGGATACATTTGTGAGACAGATACTTTTGCGTCAAACCGACAAATTGCCGAAATATCGGAAGGAGATATTCTCTGCTTTAAAAATGCGGGGGCTTATTGCTATACTATGGCAAGCAATTACAATTCACGATTGCGTCCGGCAGAGGTACTTTGGTACAATGACAAAGCACATCTTATCCGAAAGGCAGAAACTTTTGATGATTTGGTAAAAAATCAAATCCTGTTAGATGTTTTATAA
- a CDS encoding flotillin family protein — protein MDALISPIGLVVILAIVIFVTISSLVARYKRCPSDKILVIYGKTGGSSAKCIHGGGAFVWPVIQDFAYLDLRPLSIEANLTNALSRQNIRVDVPCRFTIAISTEAENMNAAAERLLGLSPEQIQELAKDILFGQLRLVIATMTIEEINSDRDKFLDNISKNVDSELKKIGLKLINVNVTDIKDESGYIEALGKEAAAKAINEAKISVAEQEKIGETGKALADREKDTQIAETHRDRDVKIAITQKDKEISIAEARKDEAIGIAEAQKFESIGRAEAQRDSRIKISEANAIAIKGENEAKIAIANSEATRREKEAEALRVAITAEKVQQAKALEEAYLAEQKAELARSERERSTQIANIIVPTEIAKQQAVIEAQAEAERIREKAKGEADAIYAKMEAEAKGLYEILTKQAEGYKDVVNAAGGDPTKAFQLLLIEKLPELVKTQVEAVKNIKIDKITVWDSGNNENGNNSTANFVSGMMKTVPPLNDLFNMAGLNLPTYLKGENPTEEAPKELGEGKSK, from the coding sequence ATGGATGCATTAATTTCTCCTATCGGACTTGTTGTGATTCTCGCAATTGTAATTTTTGTGACTATCTCCTCGCTTGTGGCACGTTATAAGCGTTGTCCGTCTGACAAAATTTTAGTAATTTACGGAAAAACCGGCGGAAGCTCGGCTAAGTGTATTCACGGAGGTGGTGCTTTCGTGTGGCCTGTAATTCAAGACTTTGCTTATTTGGATTTGCGTCCGCTTTCCATTGAAGCCAACCTAACCAATGCACTTTCACGCCAAAATATCCGAGTAGATGTTCCCTGCCGGTTCACTATTGCCATTTCCACCGAAGCCGAAAATATGAACGCAGCCGCTGAACGTTTGCTCGGGCTATCTCCGGAGCAAATTCAGGAGCTTGCAAAGGATATTTTGTTCGGACAATTACGCTTGGTGATTGCTACAATGACCATTGAGGAGATTAATTCCGACCGTGATAAGTTTTTGGATAACATTTCCAAAAATGTTGATAGCGAATTGAAAAAAATAGGTCTGAAACTCATCAACGTAAACGTTACGGATATCAAAGATGAGTCCGGCTACATTGAAGCTCTCGGGAAAGAAGCCGCAGCCAAAGCCATCAACGAGGCAAAAATCAGCGTTGCCGAACAAGAAAAAATCGGGGAAACGGGAAAAGCCCTCGCCGACCGAGAAAAAGATACTCAAATAGCAGAAACACATCGCGATAGGGACGTAAAAATCGCCATTACGCAGAAAGATAAGGAAATCAGCATTGCCGAAGCTCGCAAAGATGAGGCTATCGGTATTGCAGAGGCTCAAAAATTTGAATCTATCGGTCGTGCCGAAGCTCAAAGAGATAGCCGTATCAAAATTTCGGAAGCTAATGCCATCGCCATAAAAGGAGAAAACGAGGCTAAAATTGCCATTGCCAATTCGGAAGCTACACGTAGGGAAAAAGAAGCGGAAGCATTGCGGGTAGCAATTACCGCCGAAAAGGTACAACAAGCCAAAGCCTTGGAAGAAGCCTATCTTGCCGAGCAGAAAGCCGAGTTAGCCCGTTCGGAAAGAGAGCGTTCCACACAAATAGCTAATATTATCGTTCCTACGGAAATCGCTAAGCAACAAGCAGTTATCGAAGCCCAAGCCGAAGCAGAACGTATCCGTGAAAAAGCAAAAGGAGAAGCCGACGCCATTTATGCTAAGATGGAAGCTGAAGCAAAAGGTTTGTATGAAATCCTTACCAAGCAAGCCGAAGGTTATAAAGATGTGGTAAATGCTGCCGGTGGCGACCCTACGAAAGCCTTCCAGTTACTATTAATTGAAAAATTGCCTGAACTTGTTAAAACTCAAGTGGAAGCGGTTAAAAATATCAAAATCGATAAAATTACTGTTTGGGATTCGGGTAATAATGAGAACGGAAATAATTCCACAGCCAATTTCGTATCGGGAATGATGAAAACCGTACCGCCTCTTAATGATTTATTTAATATGGCGGGGCTTAATTTACCTACTTATTTGAAAGGAGAAAACCCAACTGAAGAAGCTCCGAAAGAGCTTGGGGAAGGTAAAAGCAAGTAA
- a CDS encoding pentapeptide repeat-containing protein: MNDDLEKYIQKIEKNPETGEDEVWLHNLPKDESLFTIINKFRKKYEENKFIITKEIYIQGKTINKEVNFSSCVFIQDVNFLATQFKQEVNFLKTRFKKEANFSDVEFESIVDFSESKFLSEVIFQNTKFLWWTYFSETIFFSKANFLGAQFLSITKFSDVQFEKNTYFHYVTFKDIIDFSGKTYFKDAICFDSIDFQNKVLFSNVIFEQETQFLHCKIGSNTFISFEGATFKKCLDISRSNFHHCNLRFWNIKIEGDENLSQYEKYINDFGDKKVEPSVYAKIRETYRTIKNAFYKEDNRIEGLEFYKKEMDVYEKELKEKSFWHKDRFMLLLNKISNNYGTSWSRGLLFTITVAFIFYLCILISLHNSLEWDIRSLDAWDNFLKHFLEVINVTRWKDIEPFGVELNGLAYLFLFIGRIFIGYGYYQTIQAFRKYGKSS; this comes from the coding sequence ATGAATGACGATTTAGAAAAATATATCCAAAAAATAGAAAAAAATCCTGAAACAGGAGAAGATGAGGTTTGGTTGCATAATTTACCAAAGGATGAGAGTTTATTTACCATAATAAATAAGTTTAGAAAGAAATATGAGGAGAATAAATTTATTATTACAAAAGAAATTTATATTCAAGGAAAAACAATTAATAAGGAGGTTAATTTTTCTAGTTGTGTTTTTATACAAGATGTCAACTTTTTGGCTACACAATTCAAACAAGAAGTAAATTTTTTAAAAACCAGATTTAAAAAGGAAGCTAATTTTTCAGATGTTGAATTTGAAAGTATTGTTGATTTCTCAGAAAGTAAATTTTTATCTGAAGTCATTTTTCAAAATACTAAATTTTTATGGTGGACTTATTTTTCTGAAACTATTTTTTTTTCTAAAGCCAATTTTTTAGGTGCTCAATTTTTATCAATAACTAAATTTTCAGATGTTCAATTTGAAAAAAATACTTATTTTCACTATGTTACATTTAAAGATATTATAGATTTTTCTGGTAAAACTTATTTTAAAGATGCTATATGTTTTGACAGTATAGATTTTCAAAATAAAGTATTATTTTCAAATGTTATTTTTGAGCAAGAAACCCAATTTTTGCATTGTAAGATAGGTTCTAATACTTTCATCAGTTTTGAAGGAGCTACTTTTAAGAAATGTTTGGATATTTCACGTAGTAATTTTCATCATTGCAATCTCCGTTTTTGGAATATTAAGATAGAAGGAGATGAAAACTTATCTCAATATGAAAAATATATTAATGATTTTGGTGATAAAAAAGTAGAACCGTCAGTATATGCTAAAATACGAGAGACTTATCGTACTATTAAAAATGCTTTTTATAAAGAAGATAATCGTATAGAAGGACTTGAGTTTTATAAAAAGGAGATGGACGTTTACGAGAAAGAATTAAAAGAAAAATCTTTCTGGCATAAAGATAGATTTATGTTACTTCTTAATAAAATATCTAATAATTATGGTACAAGTTGGTCAAGAGGGTTGCTTTTTACTATTACGGTAGCATTTATATTTTATCTTTGTATTTTAATTTCTCTTCATAATTCTCTTGAATGGGATATTCGTAGTCTTGATGCTTGGGATAACTTCCTAAAACATTTTTTAGAGGTAATAAATGTAACTCGTTGGAAAGATATAGAACCTTTTGGTGTGGAGTTAAATGGTTTAGCTTATCTCTTCTTATTTATAGGTCGTATTTTTATAGGGTATGGTTATTATCAAACTATTCAAGCCTTCCGCAAATATGGTAAATCCTCCTAA